The following coding sequences lie in one Pseudomonas svalbardensis genomic window:
- a CDS encoding dihydrolipoamide acetyltransferase family protein, whose translation MGTHVIKMPDIGEGIAEVELSVWHVKVGDMVVEDQVLADVMTDKAMVDIPSPVNGKVIALGGVPGEVMAVGSILISIEVEGAGNVKESAQPAPVKEAPVAAPKVAAVVESKPVAAAAPRAAVCQGPMVAREADERPLASPAVRKHALDLGIQLRLVRGTGPAGRVLHEDLDAYLTQGQQPQSTAAAAYAQRNDEEQIPVIGMRRKIAQRMQDATQRAAHFSYVEEIDVTAVEELRAHLNEKHSATRGKLTLLPFLVRALVVALRDFPQINARYDDEAQVITRLGAVHVGVATQADIGLMVPVVRHAETRSLWDSAQEISRLATAARNGKASRDELSGSSITLTSLGALGGIVSTPVLNLPEVAIVGVNKIVERPMVVKGQIVIRKMMNLSSSFDHRVVDGMDAAQFIQAIRGLLEQPATLFVD comes from the coding sequence ATGGGCACGCACGTTATTAAAATGCCGGACATTGGTGAAGGCATTGCAGAAGTTGAATTGTCGGTATGGCACGTCAAAGTCGGCGACATGGTCGTCGAAGATCAGGTACTGGCCGATGTCATGACCGACAAGGCGATGGTCGACATCCCTTCGCCGGTGAACGGCAAGGTGATTGCGCTGGGCGGTGTGCCCGGCGAAGTCATGGCGGTGGGCAGCATCCTGATCAGCATTGAAGTCGAAGGCGCGGGCAACGTTAAAGAGTCGGCTCAGCCTGCACCTGTTAAAGAAGCGCCGGTTGCGGCGCCGAAAGTTGCAGCCGTTGTTGAAAGCAAACCGGTCGCCGCTGCAGCGCCGCGAGCGGCCGTATGCCAAGGCCCAATGGTCGCTCGCGAAGCTGATGAGCGTCCGCTGGCTTCCCCGGCCGTGCGTAAACATGCGCTGGACCTCGGCATCCAGTTGCGTCTGGTGCGTGGCACCGGCCCCGCCGGTCGGGTGCTGCACGAAGACCTCGACGCCTATCTGACCCAGGGTCAACAGCCGCAATCCACCGCTGCCGCCGCTTACGCCCAGCGTAACGACGAAGAACAAATCCCGGTCATCGGCATGCGCCGCAAGATCGCCCAGCGTATGCAGGACGCCACTCAGCGCGCCGCTCACTTCAGTTACGTCGAAGAAATCGACGTCACCGCCGTGGAAGAACTGCGCGCTCATCTGAACGAAAAACACAGCGCGACCCGCGGCAAGCTGACCTTGCTACCGTTCCTGGTCCGCGCATTGGTCGTTGCCCTGCGCGACTTCCCGCAGATCAACGCCCGTTACGACGACGAAGCCCAGGTCATCACCCGCCTCGGCGCGGTGCATGTCGGCGTCGCCACACAAGCCGACATCGGTTTGATGGTGCCAGTGGTCCGTCACGCCGAAACCCGCAGCCTGTGGGACAGCGCTCAGGAAATTTCTCGCCTCGCTACCGCTGCCCGTAATGGCAAGGCCAGCCGCGATGAGCTGTCCGGCTCGAGCATCACCCTGACCAGCCTCGGCGCCTTGGGCGGCATCGTCAGCACCCCAGTGCTGAACCTGCCGGAAGTGGCGATCGTCGGCGTCAACAAAATCGTCGAACGCCCGATGGTCGTCAAAGGCCAGATCGTGATTCGCAAGATGATGAACCTCTCCAGCTCCTTCGATCACCGCGTGGTCGATGGCATGGACGCGGCGCAATTCATCCAGGCCATCCGTGGCTTGCTCGAACAACCCGCCACCCTGTTTGTGGACTGA
- a CDS encoding porin — protein sequence MHNNKNIKHRFLPAFIASLSTLGLSSMAEAEIVLYDKDQTTFSTDGYINAFYVNSDVDRAGDQFDRKQARVKMGFLPNYLGFNMGKQVDDLKLGARSSFWVTINDSETNGTDTAIDVRQFYGTVANPEWGEVLIGKDFGLFARSNILLDEMLAGYGQVSDSLGLVDGGGVSFGNIGTGYPYPFPTSQITYRTPVMEGLRVAVGIMDPVDTNDSSPLGKAYQENPRTESEITYQFDVAGAKIYSWVNGSYQTSDNTDSTVESVTSKGVGYGVQAKMGGLSLTGSGFQAKGINPFFTNNAGEPTLRNVDSDGYLLQGSYKLGKNRLALSYGKTNDDGNGVVGSGADYETRGVALFHDVNDNLKLVAEYNQFAINGHDTSDQNEDTDTFAVGAVLTW from the coding sequence ATGCACAACAACAAGAACATCAAGCATCGTTTCTTGCCTGCCTTCATCGCCAGCCTGTCGACCCTCGGTTTGAGCTCAATGGCCGAAGCCGAGATCGTGCTGTACGACAAGGACCAGACCACGTTTTCCACCGACGGCTACATCAACGCCTTCTATGTGAACAGCGATGTGGACCGTGCCGGCGACCAATTCGACCGGAAACAGGCGCGGGTCAAAATGGGTTTTCTGCCCAACTACCTGGGATTCAACATGGGCAAGCAGGTCGATGACCTCAAGCTTGGCGCCCGGTCCTCCTTCTGGGTGACCATCAACGACAGTGAAACCAACGGCACCGACACCGCCATCGACGTGCGGCAGTTCTACGGCACCGTGGCCAACCCGGAGTGGGGCGAAGTGCTGATCGGCAAGGACTTCGGCCTGTTCGCCCGCTCCAACATCCTGCTGGATGAAATGCTCGCCGGTTACGGCCAGGTCAGCGATTCCCTGGGCCTGGTGGACGGTGGCGGGGTGTCGTTCGGCAACATCGGCACGGGTTATCCGTACCCGTTTCCGACATCGCAGATTACCTATCGCACGCCGGTGATGGAGGGCTTGCGGGTGGCCGTGGGGATCATGGACCCGGTGGACACCAACGACAGCAGTCCATTGGGCAAGGCCTATCAGGAGAACCCACGCACCGAGAGCGAGATCACCTATCAGTTCGACGTTGCCGGAGCGAAGATCTACAGCTGGGTCAACGGCAGCTACCAGACGTCGGACAATACCGATTCCACCGTCGAGTCCGTCACCTCCAAAGGCGTCGGCTATGGCGTGCAGGCGAAAATGGGCGGCTTGTCCCTCACCGGCTCCGGCTTCCAGGCCAAGGGCATCAACCCGTTCTTCACCAACAACGCCGGCGAACCGACCCTGCGCAACGTCGACAGTGACGGTTACCTGTTGCAGGGCTCCTACAAACTGGGCAAGAACCGACTGGCCTTGTCTTACGGCAAGACCAACGACGACGGCAACGGCGTGGTCGGCAGCGGCGCGGACTACGAAACACGCGGCGTCGCGCTGTTCCATGACGTCAACGACAACCTCAAGCTGGTGGCCGAGTACAACCAGTTCGCAATCAACGGCCACGACACCAGCGACCAGAACGAAGACACCGACACCTTTGCGGTGGGGGCTGTGCTGACCTGGTAA
- a CDS encoding 3-methyl-2-oxobutanoate dehydrogenase (2-methylpropanoyl-transferring) subunit alpha has product MNQAYEPLQLHVPEPSGRPGCKTDFSYLRLTDAGTVRKPPIDVEPADTADLAKGLIRVLDDQGNALGPWAEGVPSEILRKGMRAMLKTRIYDNRMVVAQRQKKMSFYMQSLGEEAIGSGQALALNVDDMCFPTYRQQSILMAREVPLVDLICQLLSNERDPLKGRQLPIMYSVKDFGFFTISGNLATQFVQGVGWGMASAIKGDTKIASAWIGDGATAESDFHTALTFAHVYRAPVILNVVNNQWAISTFQAIAGGEATTFAGRGVGCGIASLRVDGNDFVAVYAASAWAAERARRNLGPTMIEWVTYRAGPHSTSDDPSKYRPADDWSYFPLGDPITRLKQHLIKIGQWSEEEHIAVSAELEAEVIAAQKEAEQYGTLAGGQIPSAATMFEDVYKEMPEHLKRQRQELGI; this is encoded by the coding sequence ATGAACCAAGCGTACGAACCGCTGCAACTGCACGTTCCCGAACCATCGGGCCGTCCTGGCTGCAAAACCGACTTCTCCTACCTGCGTCTGACCGATGCTGGCACGGTGCGCAAACCCCCAATCGACGTTGAACCGGCCGACACCGCCGACCTGGCCAAGGGCCTGATCCGTGTGCTCGACGACCAGGGCAACGCCCTCGGTCCATGGGCTGAAGGCGTACCATCCGAGATCCTGCGCAAAGGCATGCGCGCCATGCTCAAGACGCGGATCTATGACAACCGTATGGTGGTCGCCCAGCGTCAGAAGAAGATGTCGTTCTACATGCAGAGCCTTGGCGAAGAAGCCATCGGCAGCGGCCAGGCCCTGGCGCTGAACGTCGATGACATGTGCTTCCCGACGTACCGCCAGCAAAGCATCCTGATGGCGCGCGAAGTGCCGCTGGTGGACCTGATCTGCCAACTGCTGTCCAACGAGCGTGATCCGCTCAAGGGACGTCAACTGCCGATCATGTATTCGGTCAAAGACTTCGGCTTCTTCACCATTTCCGGCAACCTCGCCACCCAATTCGTACAGGGTGTGGGCTGGGGCATGGCGTCGGCGATCAAGGGCGACACCAAAATCGCCTCGGCCTGGATCGGCGACGGCGCTACCGCTGAATCCGACTTCCACACCGCCCTCACCTTCGCCCACGTTTACCGTGCGCCAGTGATCCTCAACGTGGTCAACAACCAGTGGGCAATCTCCACGTTCCAGGCGATTGCCGGTGGTGAAGCCACTACGTTTGCCGGTCGTGGCGTCGGTTGCGGCATTGCCTCCCTGCGGGTCGATGGCAACGATTTCGTCGCGGTCTACGCCGCCTCTGCCTGGGCTGCTGAACGCGCCCGCCGCAACCTCGGCCCGACCATGATCGAATGGGTTACCTACCGCGCCGGTCCGCACTCGACTTCCGATGATCCGTCCAAATACCGCCCTGCCGACGACTGGAGCTACTTCCCGTTGGGCGACCCGATTACGCGCCTGAAGCAGCACCTGATCAAGATCGGTCAGTGGTCCGAAGAGGAACACATCGCCGTCAGTGCCGAACTGGAAGCCGAAGTGATCGCCGCGCAAAAAGAAGCCGAACAGTACGGCACCCTCGCCGGTGGCCAGATTCCGAGCGCCGCGACCATGTTCGAAGACGTCTATAAAGAGATGCCGGAGCACTTGAAGCGCCAGCGTCAAGAGTTGGGGATCTGA
- a CDS encoding MBL fold metallo-hydrolase, translated as MPALIEAFLDPASSTFSYVIYEGAGSQCAIVDPVLDYDPAAGRTANTQADKIIAFVRQQQLQVQWLLETHAHADHLSAAPYLRRELGGKIAIGQSISKVQGVFKTLFNLEPEFRSDGSQFDHLFAPDESFRIGNLKATALHVPGHTPADMAYLIDSDVILVGDTLFMPDVGTARCDFPGGNANQMFASIRKLLAFPAGVRLYVCHDYPPEGREPQCMSTVGEQRKSNIHIHDGIDETAFVAMRTQRDAGLGMPTLLLPAIQVNVRAGNLPPAEGNGVTYLKIPINKL; from the coding sequence ATGCCTGCCTTGATTGAAGCTTTTTTAGACCCTGCCTCGTCGACCTTCAGCTACGTGATTTACGAAGGTGCTGGCAGTCAATGCGCCATTGTCGACCCGGTGCTCGACTACGACCCCGCCGCCGGGCGAACCGCCAACACCCAGGCCGACAAGATCATCGCCTTCGTTCGCCAACAACAATTGCAAGTGCAATGGCTGCTGGAAACCCACGCCCATGCCGATCACCTGTCCGCCGCACCGTATCTGCGTCGGGAACTGGGCGGGAAGATTGCGATTGGTCAGTCGATCAGCAAGGTTCAGGGCGTGTTCAAGACCCTATTCAACCTTGAGCCGGAATTTCGCAGTGACGGTTCGCAGTTCGACCATCTGTTCGCGCCGGATGAATCGTTCAGGATCGGCAACCTAAAGGCCACGGCGCTGCATGTGCCCGGCCACACGCCGGCGGACATGGCCTATCTGATCGACAGCGATGTGATTTTGGTGGGCGATACACTGTTCATGCCGGACGTGGGCACTGCTCGTTGCGACTTCCCCGGCGGCAACGCCAACCAGATGTTCGCCTCGATTCGCAAACTGCTGGCCTTCCCTGCCGGCGTTCGACTGTATGTCTGCCACGATTACCCGCCTGAGGGTCGCGAACCGCAGTGCATGAGCACGGTGGGCGAGCAGCGCAAAAGCAACATTCACATTCATGACGGCATCGACGAAACCGCGTTCGTCGCCATGCGCACCCAGCGCGATGCGGGGTTGGGCATGCCGACGCTGTTGCTGCCGGCGATTCAGGTGAATGTGCGGGCGGGGAATTTGCCGCCGGCCGAGGGCAATGGCGTGACCTACCTGAAAATCCCGATCAACAAACTCTGA
- the nahK gene encoding hybrid sensor histidine kinase/response regulator NahK/ErcS', whose protein sequence is MPGAGPLDTVELQAQIASLQRDNHKLQRINGALIERIESGITRGNDPYAAFQHSVVLAEQVRERTDALNQAMAELKSGNHLLSEARLRAETAHQHLIDAIESISDAFVLFDADQRIVLFNSRFKAFWGNSRVRINAGMRLAEVKRLMSATGLFTEEPRGHADENLLYRLQDGRWLQVSERPTQEGGRVILFTDITDVKLSETVRREQAVAQKSHLLQRAVDNLSQGVAMVNAEGILELWNRRFLELSGLAPVAAHRPFAEVIADSELNLLTPASRDLNGRHVQECEQRLYDGRVLEIRTHPLPTGGFVNTFTDITERYQHAEALSESERWIRLITDHVPALIAYLNADLVYEFTNKVYEEWYCWPRGVMLGQSLREVHSEQHYQRLEAYVARALAGESVTFEFAETNINNQERYMLRSYVPNRLATGEVVGIFVLIRDITERRRTAEALHQAYQNLELRVRERTAELTTLNDQLLREIDERRRAESRLREAKLEAEQANLSKTKFLAAVSHDLLQPLNAARLFTSALLERREPVANAILVRNVSNSLEDVENLLGTLVDISKLDAGVIKADIAPFALSELLENLAAEYTQVARSEGLELHFIPCSALVRSDIQLLARILRNLLSNAIRYTYSGRVVLGCRRHHQRLSIEVWDSGMGIAENRLEEVFQEFKRGDVQRPDQDRGLGLGLAIVEKIAGILGHRIHVRSWPGKGSMFSVEVPLSATAPKALPSLLMSEPMLERLRGARVWVLDNDAAICAGMRTLLEGWGCLVVTALSEQDLARQVDNYHEEADLLIADYHLNDDQNGVDAVARINARRGSAIPAMMITANYSNELKQQIRELGHTLMHKPVRPMKLKTAMSHLLGQSR, encoded by the coding sequence TTGCCCGGGGCCGGTCCCCTGGACACCGTTGAGCTTCAGGCGCAGATCGCCAGCCTGCAGCGCGACAATCACAAACTGCAGCGCATCAATGGCGCGCTGATCGAGCGGATCGAGTCCGGTATCACCCGCGGCAACGACCCGTACGCGGCGTTCCAGCATTCGGTGGTGCTGGCCGAGCAGGTCCGCGAACGCACCGACGCGTTGAACCAGGCCATGGCTGAACTCAAGTCGGGCAACCACTTGCTCAGCGAGGCGCGCCTGCGGGCGGAAACCGCGCATCAGCATTTGATCGATGCCATCGAGAGCATTTCCGATGCGTTTGTGCTGTTCGATGCGGACCAGCGAATCGTCTTGTTCAATAGCCGTTTCAAGGCGTTCTGGGGCAACAGCCGGGTGCGGATCAACGCCGGCATGCGCCTGGCCGAGGTCAAGCGGCTGATGTCCGCCACTGGGCTGTTCACTGAAGAACCGCGCGGGCATGCCGACGAAAACCTGCTCTATCGCCTGCAGGACGGTCGCTGGTTGCAAGTCAGCGAACGACCTACCCAAGAAGGTGGGCGGGTGATCCTGTTCACCGACATTACCGACGTCAAACTCAGCGAAACCGTGCGCCGTGAGCAGGCGGTGGCGCAGAAATCGCATTTGTTGCAACGAGCGGTCGACAACCTGTCCCAAGGCGTGGCCATGGTCAACGCCGAGGGCATTCTGGAGCTATGGAACCGGCGTTTCCTTGAGTTAAGCGGGCTGGCACCGGTTGCGGCCCATCGTCCGTTTGCCGAAGTGATCGCCGACAGCGAGTTGAACCTGCTGACCCCGGCCAGTCGGGATCTAAACGGGCGGCACGTGCAGGAATGCGAGCAGCGCCTCTACGATGGCCGGGTGCTGGAAATCCGCACCCATCCGTTGCCCACCGGCGGTTTCGTCAACACCTTCACCGACATCACCGAACGCTACCAGCACGCCGAAGCGCTGAGCGAAAGCGAGCGCTGGATTCGCCTGATCACCGACCATGTGCCGGCGCTGATTGCCTACCTGAATGCCGACCTGGTCTACGAGTTCACCAACAAAGTGTATGAAGAATGGTACTGCTGGCCTCGGGGCGTGATGCTTGGGCAGAGCCTGCGCGAAGTCCACAGTGAACAGCATTACCAGCGCCTGGAAGCCTACGTGGCCCGGGCCCTGGCCGGTGAGAGCGTGACGTTCGAGTTCGCCGAAACCAACATCAACAATCAGGAGCGCTACATGCTGCGCTCCTACGTCCCCAATCGCCTGGCCACCGGGGAAGTGGTGGGGATTTTCGTGTTGATCCGCGACATCACCGAACGCCGCCGCACCGCTGAAGCGCTGCACCAGGCTTATCAGAATCTTGAGTTACGTGTGCGCGAACGCACGGCGGAACTGACCACGCTCAATGACCAGTTGCTGCGCGAGATCGATGAGCGTCGACGGGCGGAATCTCGCCTGCGTGAAGCCAAACTCGAAGCCGAACAGGCCAACCTGTCGAAGACCAAGTTTCTCGCCGCCGTCAGTCATGACCTGCTGCAACCGCTCAACGCTGCGCGGCTGTTTACCAGCGCGTTGCTCGAACGGCGGGAGCCGGTGGCCAATGCGATTTTGGTACGAAATGTCAGCAACTCCCTGGAAGATGTGGAGAACCTGCTGGGTACGCTGGTGGACATTTCAAAACTGGATGCCGGGGTGATCAAGGCCGACATTGCGCCGTTCGCCTTGAGCGAATTGTTGGAGAACCTCGCGGCCGAGTACACCCAGGTGGCTCGCAGTGAAGGCCTGGAGCTGCATTTCATCCCGTGTTCGGCTCTTGTGCGCAGCGACATTCAGTTGCTGGCGCGGATTCTTCGAAATCTGTTGAGCAACGCCATTCGCTACACCTACAGCGGTCGTGTTGTTCTCGGTTGCCGGCGTCATCACCAGCGTCTGTCGATTGAGGTCTGGGACAGCGGCATGGGCATCGCCGAAAACCGCCTCGAGGAAGTTTTTCAGGAATTCAAACGCGGTGATGTACAGCGTCCTGATCAGGATCGCGGTTTGGGCCTGGGCCTGGCGATCGTGGAAAAGATCGCCGGGATTCTTGGTCACCGCATTCACGTGCGTTCGTGGCCGGGCAAGGGCTCGATGTTCTCGGTCGAAGTGCCGCTCAGCGCCACGGCACCCAAGGCGCTACCGAGCCTGCTGATGAGTGAACCGATGCTTGAACGTCTGCGTGGCGCGCGGGTGTGGGTGCTGGACAACGACGCGGCCATTTGCGCCGGCATGCGCACGTTGCTCGAAGGGTGGGGGTGTCTGGTGGTCACGGCACTGTCGGAGCAGGACCTGGCGCGGCAAGTGGACAACTATCACGAAGAAGCAGACTTGCTGATCGCCGACTATCACCTGAATGACGATCAGAACGGCGTCGATGCCGTGGCCCGGATCAACGCCCGTCGCGGCTCGGCCATTCCGGCGATGATGATCACTGCCAACTACAGCAATGAACTCAAACAGCAGATCCGCGAACTGGGCCACACCCTGATGCACAAACCGGTGCGGCCGATGAAGCTCAAGACCGCGATGAGTCACTTGCTCGGTCAATCCCGATAA
- a CDS encoding sulfite exporter TauE/SafE family protein, with product MLLASFFGVVMGLVLGLTGAGGGILAVPALVLGLGLTMTQAAPVALFAVGSAAAVGAIDGLRHGLVRYRAALLIALLGAIFSPVGIYFAHQLPEKILMILFSLLMVMVAWRMLRRERQDEGPSDHGHANWGQKNCMLDQQTGRFSWTAKCTATLAALGAVTGVVSGLLGVGGGFLIVPAFKQLTDVQMRGIVATSLMVISLISAIGVIGAFQAGVRIDGLGVAFIVASIVGMIIGRRLCARVPARGLQIGFASICVVVAAYMLFRAGV from the coding sequence ATGTTGCTGGCAAGTTTCTTTGGCGTGGTGATGGGGTTGGTACTTGGTTTGACCGGCGCCGGTGGCGGCATTCTTGCGGTGCCGGCCTTGGTGCTGGGGCTGGGTTTGACCATGACCCAGGCTGCGCCGGTCGCACTTTTTGCGGTGGGCAGTGCGGCGGCTGTCGGCGCCATTGACGGGTTGCGCCATGGTCTGGTGCGCTATCGCGCAGCGTTGCTGATCGCCCTGCTGGGGGCGATCTTTTCGCCGGTCGGCATCTACTTCGCCCATCAGTTGCCGGAAAAAATCCTGATGATCCTGTTCAGTCTGCTGATGGTCATGGTGGCCTGGCGGATGCTGCGTCGTGAGCGCCAGGACGAGGGTCCAAGCGACCACGGGCACGCCAACTGGGGCCAGAAGAACTGCATGCTCGATCAGCAGACCGGGCGCTTTTCCTGGACCGCCAAATGCACCGCGACCCTCGCGGCACTGGGCGCGGTGACCGGTGTGGTCTCCGGGCTGCTCGGGGTGGGCGGCGGCTTCCTGATCGTCCCGGCGTTCAAGCAGCTGACCGATGTGCAGATGCGCGGAATCGTCGCCACTTCCTTGATGGTCATCAGCCTGATTTCCGCCATCGGCGTGATCGGCGCGTTTCAGGCCGGGGTGCGAATCGACGGTTTGGGCGTGGCGTTTATCGTCGCGAGCATCGTCGGCATGATCATAGGCCGAAGACTTTGCGCGCGAGTACCGGCCCGGGGATTGCAGATTGGCTTCGCCAGCATCTGTGTCGTGGTCGCCGCTTACATGCTGTTTAGAGCGGGCGTCTAG
- the nosP gene encoding nitric oxide-sensing protein NosP: MQQVQSDEGVVSAMSQATDAQQVAQELARQLLHPHLGFVLFFCSAEYDLQALGQALQQSFGGIRLVGCTSAGEITPLGYGRNCVTAVGFDHRHFSIDAELISEMERFSLIDAQQMVERLVGGCRSNTLAPIKGNSFALTLLDGLSSREEMVLAALSAALGDIPHFGGSAGDDNYLTHTHVYFNGAFHSGAAVVVLVNTWLDFEVFTTHHILPRAEKLVVTGADSASRRVFELNAEPAAEEYARHIGVPVAELDHRIFAAHPLAVRINDQYYVRAIQQVHPDLSLSFYCAVENGIVLTVMTPGPMLPNLQTLFEGLQERLGDLLLTIGCDCFLRRLELEDGGSLEQIGTFLRDQRVMGFNTYGEQFNGMHINQTFTGVAIARGRSPGHR; encoded by the coding sequence ATGCAGCAGGTCCAGAGTGATGAAGGTGTGGTCAGTGCAATGTCCCAGGCCACCGATGCCCAACAGGTGGCCCAGGAGCTGGCGCGACAACTGTTGCACCCGCACTTGGGCTTCGTGCTGTTCTTCTGTTCCGCCGAGTACGACTTGCAGGCGCTGGGCCAGGCCTTGCAACAAAGCTTCGGCGGCATTCGCCTGGTGGGTTGCACCAGCGCCGGGGAAATCACGCCCTTGGGCTACGGTCGCAACTGCGTGACCGCGGTGGGCTTCGACCATCGGCATTTTTCCATCGACGCCGAACTGATCTCCGAGATGGAGCGTTTCAGCCTGATCGACGCCCAGCAAATGGTCGAGCGACTGGTCGGTGGCTGTCGCAGCAACACCCTGGCGCCGATCAAGGGCAACAGCTTTGCCCTGACCCTGCTCGATGGCTTGTCCAGTCGTGAAGAAATGGTCCTTGCCGCCCTGAGTGCGGCACTGGGCGACATCCCGCATTTCGGCGGTTCGGCCGGCGACGACAATTACCTGACCCACACCCACGTCTATTTTAATGGCGCGTTTCACAGCGGCGCGGCGGTGGTGGTGCTGGTCAATACCTGGCTGGATTTCGAGGTGTTCACTACTCACCACATCCTGCCGAGAGCGGAAAAACTGGTGGTCACCGGGGCCGACAGTGCCTCGCGCCGGGTCTTTGAACTGAATGCCGAGCCGGCCGCCGAGGAATACGCCCGGCACATCGGTGTGCCGGTGGCGGAGCTCGATCATCGAATCTTCGCCGCGCACCCCTTGGCCGTGCGGATCAACGATCAGTATTACGTGCGGGCGATCCAGCAGGTTCACCCGGACCTGAGCCTGAGTTTCTACTGCGCGGTGGAAAACGGCATCGTCCTCACCGTCATGACGCCCGGCCCAATGCTGCCGAATCTGCAAACCCTGTTCGAAGGCTTGCAGGAGCGCCTCGGCGACCTGTTGCTGACCATCGGCTGCGACTGCTTTCTCAGGCGTCTGGAACTCGAAGATGGCGGCAGTCTGGAGCAGATCGGAACGTTTTTGCGTGACCAGCGGGTGATGGGTTTCAACACCTACGGAGAACAGTTCAATGGCATGCACATCAACCAGACCTTCACCGGGGTTGCCATTGCCCGGGGCCGGTCCCCTGGACACCGTTGA
- the bkdR gene encoding Bkd operon transcriptional regulator BkdR — protein MRKLDRTDIGILNSLQENARITNADLARSVNLSPTPCFNRVKAMEELGLIREQVTLLDAELLGLHVNVFIHVSLEKQVEEALQHFEEAISDRPEVMECYLMAGDPDYLIRVLVPTIQSLERFMMDFLTKVPGVANIRSSFALKQVRYKTALPLPANGLTLNN, from the coding sequence ATGCGCAAACTGGACCGTACCGATATCGGCATTTTGAACAGCCTTCAGGAGAACGCCCGTATCACCAACGCCGACCTCGCACGCTCGGTCAACCTGTCGCCAACCCCGTGCTTCAACCGGGTCAAGGCGATGGAAGAATTGGGCCTGATTCGTGAGCAAGTGACCCTGCTGGATGCCGAGCTGCTGGGGCTGCATGTGAACGTGTTCATTCACGTCAGCCTGGAAAAACAGGTGGAGGAGGCGTTGCAGCATTTCGAGGAGGCGATTTCGGATCGCCCGGAAGTGATGGAATGCTATTTGATGGCCGGCGACCCGGACTATTTGATTCGCGTACTGGTGCCGACTATTCAGTCGCTGGAGCGCTTCATGATGGACTTTTTGACCAAGGTGCCCGGCGTGGCGAATATCCGCTCGAGTTTTGCGCTCAAGCAGGTGCGCTATAAAACGGCGCTGCCGTTACCGGCCAACGGCTTGACCCTCAACAACTAA
- a CDS encoding alpha-ketoacid dehydrogenase subunit beta, whose product MNDHNNKIELETAMTTTTMTMIQALRSAMDVMLERDDNVVVFGQDVGYFGGVFRCTEGLQNKYGTSRVFDAPISESGIVGVAVGMGAYGLRPVAEIQFADYVYPASDQIISEAARLRYRSAGEFTAPMTLRMPCGGGIYGGQTHSQSIEAMFTQVCGLRTVMPSNPYDAKGLLIASIENDDPVIFLEPKRLYNGPFDGHHERPVTPWSKHPAAQVPDGYYTVPLDVAAITRPGKDVTILTYGTTVYVSQVAAEETGIDAEVIDLRSLWPLDLDTIVKSVKKTGRCVIVHEATRTCGFGAELVALVQEHCFHYLEAPIERVTGWDTPYPHAQEWAYFPGPSRVGAALHRVMEV is encoded by the coding sequence ATGAACGATCACAACAACAAAATCGAGTTGGAAACCGCCATGACCACGACCACCATGACCATGATCCAGGCCCTGCGCTCGGCTATGGATGTGATGCTTGAGCGTGACGACAACGTCGTGGTGTTCGGCCAGGACGTCGGCTACTTCGGCGGCGTGTTCCGTTGCACCGAAGGCCTGCAGAACAAGTACGGCACCTCCCGGGTGTTCGACGCGCCGATCTCCGAAAGCGGCATCGTCGGCGTCGCCGTCGGTATGGGCGCTTATGGTCTGCGGCCGGTTGCCGAGATCCAGTTCGCCGATTACGTTTACCCGGCGTCGGACCAGATCATTTCCGAAGCCGCCCGCCTGCGTTATCGCTCGGCCGGCGAGTTCACCGCACCGATGACCCTGCGCATGCCTTGCGGCGGCGGCATCTACGGCGGCCAGACGCACAGCCAAAGTATTGAGGCGATGTTCACCCAGGTCTGCGGTTTGCGCACGGTGATGCCGTCCAACCCTTACGACGCCAAAGGCTTATTGATCGCCTCCATCGAAAACGATGACCCGGTGATCTTCCTCGAGCCAAAACGCCTGTACAACGGTCCGTTCGACGGTCACCACGAACGCCCGGTAACCCCGTGGTCGAAACACCCGGCCGCGCAAGTGCCGGACGGTTACTACACCGTGCCGCTGGACGTCGCCGCCATCACCCGCCCGGGCAAGGACGTGACCATCCTGACGTACGGCACCACGGTTTATGTGTCGCAAGTCGCGGCTGAAGAAACCGGCATCGATGCTGAAGTCATCGACCTGCGCAGCCTGTGGCCGCTGGACCTGGACACCATCGTCAAGTCGGTGAAAAAAACCGGCCGTTGCGTGATCGTTCACGAGGCGACCCGCACCTGCGGTTTCGGCGCCGAACTGGTCGCGCTGGTGCAAGAGCATTGCTTCCACTACCTGGAAGCGCCTATCGAGCGCGTCACCGGTTGGGACACCCCCTACCCACACGCGCAAGAGTGGGCGTATTTCCCTGGTCCGTCCCGAGTGGGCGCGGCTTTGCATCGGGTTATGGAGGTCTGA